In the Candidatus Cloacimonas acidaminovorans str. Evry genome, one interval contains:
- a CDS encoding phosphomannomutase/phosphoglucomutase has product MIKPEIFRQYDIRGIVNEELNEESYYLIGKGFGTYLRNKGLKSIVLGGDARHSTPLFMNAFSKGALETGCDIIDLGIVPTPVLYFSIWKLQSDGGAMVTASHNPSQYNGCKLNLGLSSVYADELQKVLQIIQKGDFATGNGKLVKNNEIGNVYIDYIVNGIKLQRPVKVIVDGGNGVGGPYLTTILRLLGCEVIDMFCEPDGDFPNHHPDPTIAKNMEALSKAVVDNKYELGIGLDGDADRIGVIDEQGKLLLGDQILNILARDYLKHNPGKKIIADVKCSMNLFNDIKKYGGEPIMYKTGHANIKMFMKEMGVEFAGEMSGHIFLADRYLGFDDAIYVSCRFVEIVSQTHNPVSTFLADQPKLYNTPELHTNCPDEKKFEVVAKVCEEFQKEGYDVNDIDGARITFPDGWGLIRASNTTPVIVTRYEALTESRMNEIKNLIESKINKYL; this is encoded by the coding sequence ATGATAAAACCGGAAATCTTTCGTCAATACGACATTCGTGGTATTGTAAATGAAGAACTGAATGAAGAATCATATTACCTGATTGGCAAGGGCTTTGGAACCTACTTGCGAAATAAGGGTCTGAAAAGTATTGTCTTAGGTGGAGATGCCAGACATTCCACTCCCCTTTTTATGAATGCTTTTAGCAAAGGTGCTTTGGAAACCGGTTGTGATATTATTGACTTAGGCATTGTTCCTACTCCGGTTTTGTATTTTTCCATCTGGAAACTGCAAAGTGATGGAGGAGCAATGGTTACGGCAAGTCATAATCCTTCTCAATACAATGGTTGTAAATTAAATCTTGGCTTGAGCAGTGTTTATGCCGATGAACTGCAAAAGGTGCTACAAATCATTCAAAAGGGTGATTTTGCCACTGGCAATGGAAAGTTGGTAAAAAACAACGAAATAGGCAATGTTTACATTGACTATATCGTTAATGGTATCAAACTTCAGCGTCCGGTAAAAGTGATTGTAGATGGAGGAAATGGAGTTGGGGGTCCTTATTTAACTACCATTTTGCGTCTTTTGGGTTGTGAGGTGATAGATATGTTTTGTGAGCCCGATGGTGATTTTCCCAATCATCATCCCGATCCTACAATAGCAAAAAATATGGAAGCGCTTTCTAAGGCAGTGGTTGATAATAAATATGAACTTGGAATTGGTTTGGATGGTGATGCAGATAGAATCGGAGTTATTGATGAACAAGGTAAACTATTGTTAGGTGACCAAATACTGAATATTTTAGCCAGGGATTATTTGAAGCATAACCCCGGGAAAAAGATTATTGCAGATGTAAAATGCAGTATGAATCTGTTTAATGACATCAAAAAGTATGGCGGAGAACCGATTATGTATAAAACAGGCCATGCCAATATCAAAATGTTTATGAAAGAAATGGGAGTGGAATTTGCCGGTGAAATGAGTGGACATATCTTTTTGGCAGATAGATATTTGGGTTTTGATGATGCCATTTATGTCAGTTGCCGTTTTGTAGAAATTGTTTCTCAAACTCATAATCCGGTCAGCACTTTTTTAGCGGATCAGCCAAAACTTTATAATACTCCTGAACTGCATACCAATTGTCCCGATGAGAAAAAGTTTGAGGTAGTAGCAAAGGTCTGTGAAGAATTCCAAAAAGAGGGCTATGATGTTAATGATATTGATGGTGCCAGAATAACTTTTCCTGATGGCTGGGGTTTAATTCGTGCTTCTAATACCACACCTGTAATTGTTACCCGTTATGAAGCATTAACCGAAAGTAGAATGAACGAAATAAAGAACCTGATAGAATCCAAAATCAACAAATACCTGTAA
- the rdgB gene encoding RdgB/HAM1 family non-canonical purine NTP pyrophosphatase, giving the protein MMRDILIATHNPDKLKELEELVNPLKLRLYFLRELPGFYPTEEDQETLQKNAMKKALEAAKYSGLITLADDTGLFIEALNEAPGIMSARFAGNSCSYSDNRQKVLRLLQNIQNRKAYFKTAVALSAPDGIIAVTEGRLEGEITTEERGNNGFGYDSIFAVNGKTYAEMNADEKNRLSHRALAIKSLIPILQKIINN; this is encoded by the coding sequence ATGATGCGGGACATATTAATTGCCACTCACAATCCTGATAAGCTGAAAGAATTGGAGGAATTGGTAAATCCCTTAAAGCTCCGTTTGTATTTTTTGCGTGAACTGCCCGGATTTTATCCTACAGAGGAAGATCAGGAGACCTTGCAAAAAAATGCAATGAAAAAAGCATTGGAAGCAGCAAAATATAGCGGTCTAATTACTTTGGCAGATGATACAGGACTTTTTATTGAGGCCTTAAATGAGGCACCAGGAATTATGTCAGCTCGTTTTGCGGGAAATTCCTGCAGCTATTCTGATAATAGGCAAAAGGTGTTACGGCTTCTACAAAACATACAAAATCGGAAAGCATATTTTAAAACAGCAGTTGCTTTATCAGCTCCTGATGGCATTATTGCTGTTACAGAAGGTAGATTAGAGGGTGAAATAACAACAGAAGAGCGTGGCAACAACGGTTTTGGTTATGACAGCATTTTTGCTGTAAATGGTAAAACCTACGCTGAAATGAATGCGGATGAAAAAAACCGCCTTTCCCATCGTGCTTTAGCAATAAAATCTCTTATCCCTATCCTGCAAAAGATAATCAATAACTGA
- a CDS encoding YkvA family protein has protein sequence MKDDDVIEGREIPAEEQEKIKDKIIDDIDSTKLKFYENLRQKVRGWTKEQLGSLGGKLGEYVFLLPDFFILVCRLALDKRVPVKQKMIMGGVIAYVMMPVDLIPDFIPVIGLVDDLVLVVMALNMILNEIDPKILSDNWSGEGEVLEHLKKITAVAEQFLDKHLLQKIKNVLKRL, from the coding sequence GAACAGGAAAAGATTAAAGACAAAATAATTGACGACATTGATTCCACCAAACTGAAATTTTATGAGAACCTGAGACAAAAAGTTAGGGGTTGGACAAAAGAACAATTAGGTTCCCTGGGTGGAAAATTGGGTGAATATGTTTTCCTGTTACCGGATTTCTTCATTTTAGTTTGTCGTTTGGCACTGGATAAACGAGTCCCTGTAAAACAAAAAATGATTATGGGCGGAGTTATTGCCTATGTTATGATGCCGGTTGATCTTATTCCGGATTTTATTCCCGTGATTGGTCTGGTAGATGATTTAGTGCTTGTTGTGATGGCGCTCAATATGATTTTGAATGAAATTGACCCCAAAATTCTTTCTGATAACTGGAGTGGCGAAGGTGAAGTTTTGGAACACTTAAAAAAGATTACCGCTGTGGCAGAACAATTTTTGGATAAACACCTACTGCAGAAAATCAAAAATGTGCTAAAACGCTTATGA